A genomic stretch from uncultured Pseudodesulfovibrio sp. includes:
- a CDS encoding monovalent cation/H+ antiporter subunit D family protein, with product MMEGVTTYSQILLPVVITLLVPLFIYLGRGDENRREAMSFIGAFLTFGSVLWMAPKVLGGEVLYYQVTTIMPGITIAFAADGLSMVFALIAPFLWFFVTSYNIGYMRGLNEHAQTRYYICFAVAIFGAVGVALSANVFTLYLFYEVITVFTYPLVYHHEDEDAKIGARKYIVYLMGTSKLFLLPAMVLTYVLVGNLDFHLMDIQNGMFSADVIAEHPRLVALTYWLFIFGIGKAALMPFHNWLPSAMVAPTPVSALLHAVAVVKAGVFCVCRIVLSVFGTKTAAMLTMSQVYVGAPGTWLGDLSIGLGTAYIAAFTLTVASFIALTKDDIKARLAYSTVAQLSYVVVGVTMLVDSGVQGGVMHIAHHAFSKITLFMAAGAIYVACHLKKISLMDGLGRRMPLTFGAFGIASLSMIGMPPVCGFVSKWYLINGTLDAHQWPLLVALLLSTALNAGYFVPILYRAFFKAPKPEANIGQYNEPSMTMVVPLMITAFISVFLGLYPQTFLNFVNVLGKF from the coding sequence ATGATGGAAGGCGTAACTACATATAGTCAAATTCTTCTGCCGGTGGTGATCACTCTCCTTGTGCCGCTTTTTATCTACCTTGGAAGAGGGGATGAGAACAGGCGCGAGGCCATGAGCTTCATCGGCGCGTTTTTGACATTCGGATCGGTGCTTTGGATGGCGCCGAAAGTTCTGGGCGGCGAGGTGTTGTACTATCAGGTCACCACCATTATGCCCGGAATTACAATAGCATTTGCGGCCGATGGTCTGAGCATGGTCTTCGCTCTGATCGCGCCGTTTCTCTGGTTCTTCGTAACCAGCTACAACATCGGTTATATGCGGGGACTGAACGAGCATGCACAGACCAGATATTACATCTGTTTCGCGGTGGCCATTTTTGGTGCCGTCGGTGTAGCTCTGTCTGCCAACGTGTTTACGCTGTATCTCTTCTACGAAGTGATCACCGTATTCACCTACCCGCTTGTTTATCACCATGAGGATGAAGATGCCAAGATTGGTGCCCGCAAGTACATTGTTTACTTGATGGGTACATCCAAGCTCTTCCTTCTGCCCGCTATGGTGCTAACGTACGTTCTGGTCGGCAATCTTGATTTCCACCTGATGGACATCCAGAACGGTATGTTCTCGGCGGATGTCATCGCCGAGCATCCCAGACTGGTGGCTCTCACCTACTGGCTGTTCATCTTCGGCATCGGCAAGGCAGCTCTCATGCCGTTCCACAACTGGCTCCCGTCCGCAATGGTCGCACCGACTCCGGTTTCGGCCTTGCTGCACGCAGTGGCCGTTGTTAAGGCCGGTGTCTTCTGTGTCTGCCGTATCGTGCTCTCGGTTTTCGGGACCAAGACCGCAGCCATGCTGACCATGAGCCAGGTTTATGTGGGGGCACCCGGCACGTGGCTAGGTGATCTGAGCATCGGATTGGGAACGGCCTATATCGCGGCCTTTACCCTGACGGTTGCTTCATTCATCGCTTTGACCAAGGACGATATCAAGGCACGACTGGCTTACTCAACGGTAGCCCAGCTCTCCTACGTCGTCGTTGGTGTTACCATGCTGGTGGATTCGGGGGTACAGGGTGGTGTCATGCACATTGCTCACCATGCCTTCTCCAAGATCACACTCTTTATGGCTGCGGGTGCCATTTATGTCGCCTGCCACCTGAAGAAAATCAGCCTCATGGATGGTCTGGGACGCAGGATGCCGCTCACCTTCGGTGCTTTCGGTATCGCCTCTCTGTCAATGATCGGTATGCCGCCTGTTTGCGGCTTTGTCTCCAAATGGTACCTGATCAACGGTACGCTCGATGCACACCAGTGGCCGCTACTTGTCGCACTGCTTCTCAGTACGGCACTCAACGCCGGTTACTTCGTGCCCATCCTCTACCGTGCTTTCTTCAAGGCCCCCAAGCCGGAGGCCAATATCGGGCAGTACAACGAGCCGTCCATGACCATGGTTGTGCCGTTGATGATCACGGCATTCATCTCGGTGTTCTTGGGTCTGTATCCGCAGACATTCCTGAACTTCGTCAACGTTCTCGGCAAGTTCTAG
- a CDS encoding Na(+)/H(+) antiporter subunit D has product METSMFIHPSMAFLALALVVPFVPRSLWMNKAFRGALALLAPLIALYSIFTVVPGSYGALEYLDQSLLLGRVDKLSIVFGQVFAVIAFIGAIYGMHVEDRGHYVCGSLYVAGGFGCVFAGDLLTVFLFWELMSIGSTFLIWQARTEESVGAGFRYFVYHTVGGLFLLGGLLLKYKATGSFAFNAVDPAGAHLYDWLILLGFCVNAAVVPLHAWLPDAYPRASVAGAVYMCAFTTKTAVYVLARGYAGWEVLAIAGTCMAVFGVLYACIENNARRILSYHIVSQVGYMVAGIGIGTAMTLNGAVAHAYAHILYKGLLFMGTGAILYSVGTAKLDKLGGLAYKLPWVMVLYMIAALSISGMPLFNGFISKTMTIAGAAEAHRTILALGMEIAAVGTFISVGIKLPYFAFWGGKREYVGEVKPLPVNMYVGMAICGLLCIAQGVYPHMLYQYLPFPVEHVFEPWHLDKVINSGLLLGFSGLAFYLTREIITPHAKLNLDFDIFYRLIGTTLMRAVCWPISKVDDVWTEVYNTIGLRSLIGMGNGTSWFDKKGIDTVVDGSAYTVRNIGRAGAKVQTANLQDYLALAAVLGLGIFALVWYFG; this is encoded by the coding sequence ATGGAGACTAGCATGTTCATCCATCCCTCCATGGCCTTCCTCGCATTGGCCCTCGTCGTGCCCTTTGTTCCTAGATCCCTTTGGATGAACAAGGCGTTTCGCGGTGCATTGGCATTACTTGCACCACTTATTGCGCTCTATTCCATCTTTACGGTGGTACCGGGCTCGTATGGCGCTTTGGAATATCTTGATCAATCCCTGTTGTTGGGGCGTGTGGATAAATTGTCCATCGTCTTCGGTCAGGTCTTCGCAGTTATCGCGTTCATCGGCGCCATCTACGGCATGCACGTCGAGGACAGAGGCCATTATGTCTGCGGTTCGCTGTATGTGGCAGGCGGCTTCGGCTGTGTGTTCGCAGGCGACCTGTTGACGGTCTTCCTGTTCTGGGAACTTATGTCAATCGGTTCCACGTTCCTGATCTGGCAGGCCCGGACAGAAGAGTCCGTCGGAGCTGGTTTCAGGTACTTCGTGTACCATACCGTTGGCGGTCTGTTCCTGCTCGGTGGTTTGTTGCTCAAATACAAGGCTACAGGAAGCTTCGCTTTCAATGCAGTTGATCCCGCCGGGGCTCATCTGTACGACTGGCTGATTCTTCTTGGCTTCTGCGTCAACGCTGCCGTTGTGCCTCTGCACGCATGGCTGCCGGACGCATACCCCCGTGCATCTGTCGCGGGTGCGGTGTATATGTGCGCTTTCACTACCAAGACGGCAGTCTACGTGCTGGCTCGGGGCTATGCAGGATGGGAAGTCCTCGCTATAGCCGGTACCTGCATGGCTGTCTTCGGCGTCCTGTACGCGTGTATCGAAAACAATGCTCGAAGGATTCTGTCCTACCACATTGTATCCCAGGTCGGTTACATGGTGGCGGGTATCGGCATCGGCACAGCCATGACGCTTAACGGCGCAGTGGCTCATGCGTATGCCCATATCCTTTATAAGGGGCTCCTGTTCATGGGCACCGGCGCTATACTATATTCGGTCGGTACTGCTAAACTGGATAAACTGGGTGGACTTGCCTACAAGCTCCCCTGGGTCATGGTTCTTTACATGATCGCGGCCCTGTCCATCTCCGGCATGCCTCTCTTCAACGGCTTTATTTCGAAAACCATGACTATCGCGGGTGCGGCTGAAGCCCATCGTACGATCCTGGCGCTCGGAATGGAAATTGCCGCAGTGGGTACGTTCATCTCCGTCGGTATCAAGCTCCCGTACTTCGCGTTCTGGGGCGGTAAAAGAGAATATGTCGGCGAGGTCAAACCTTTGCCTGTCAACATGTACGTTGGCATGGCTATCTGCGGTCTGCTCTGCATCGCTCAAGGTGTCTATCCTCACATGCTGTATCAGTATCTGCCTTTCCCGGTGGAACATGTATTTGAGCCCTGGCATCTCGATAAGGTCATCAACTCCGGTCTGTTGCTCGGTTTCTCCGGCCTGGCCTTCTATCTGACCCGTGAGATCATTACGCCGCACGCGAAGCTCAATCTGGACTTCGATATCTTCTATCGTCTCATCGGCACCACACTCATGCGTGCCGTATGCTGGCCGATTTCGAAGGTCGATGACGTTTGGACCGAGGTTTATAACACCATTGGTCTACGCTCGCTTATCGGTATGGGGAATGGCACTTCTTGGTTTGACAAGAAGGGCATTGACACGGTGGTGGACGGCAGCGCCTACACTGTCAGGAACATCGGCAGGGCAGGGGCGAAGGTCCAGACTGCCAACTTGCAGGATTACCTGGCACTGGCAGCCGTTCTCGGCTTGGGCATTTTCGCCCTGGTTTGGTACTTCGGCTAA
- a CDS encoding NADH-quinone oxidoreductase subunit M, which produces MDFGYPVLTILIAFPLVAACGLFFLRSPQVVRYYTMAASIIECLLAIPLTGFSMNAEFQFVEKIDWVHKWGLQYYLGIDGISILMVLLTIAVLPLCVMCSWTYIGKREKEFHFCLLFMTSAVLGVFCALDLVLFYVFWEAMLIPMYLLIAVWGGDERRYASLKFFLYTLAGSTLLLAAIVAFRVTGGTFSIPELMDMNFSFRFQFWAFLAMALAFAIKVPMFPFHTWLPAAHVQAPSAGSVILAAVLLKMGTYGFLRFCLPLTPAASEYFAPMMIAISIVSILYGGAIALGQTDIKKLVAYSSVGHMGFVTLGIFLFNQQGVQGALFQMLNHGIVTGALFMMIGAVYERSHSRDIKDNLGLGKYLPAFMFFWGFMALASFGFPGTNGFVGEMLVLSGAFRSSIIIGFLCIPGALLAAAYMFRVTLKMAWGKPSSAKTWRDLNAREWIMLTIPAVFVLWIGLAPAPFYKIINPSIDKLLGDFDKRKVVSIEAEQPLQTAAADVLNVLAGKK; this is translated from the coding sequence TTGGACTTCGGATATCCGGTTCTTACGATACTGATTGCATTCCCGCTGGTCGCGGCATGCGGACTCTTCTTCCTGCGGTCTCCGCAGGTGGTACGCTACTATACTATGGCGGCGTCCATCATAGAGTGTTTGCTGGCCATACCACTGACCGGCTTTTCAATGAACGCTGAATTCCAGTTTGTCGAGAAAATCGACTGGGTCCACAAATGGGGACTTCAGTACTATCTCGGCATAGATGGGATCAGCATACTCATGGTCCTGTTGACCATTGCGGTCCTGCCGCTGTGCGTCATGTGTTCCTGGACCTACATCGGCAAAAGGGAGAAGGAATTCCACTTCTGTTTGCTGTTCATGACCTCTGCGGTCCTCGGCGTCTTCTGCGCTTTGGATCTGGTTCTGTTCTATGTGTTCTGGGAAGCCATGCTCATCCCCATGTATCTGCTTATTGCGGTATGGGGCGGTGATGAACGCAGGTATGCTTCGCTCAAGTTCTTCCTGTATACGCTGGCCGGCTCGACTTTGCTTCTGGCTGCCATCGTTGCCTTCAGAGTCACGGGTGGGACCTTCTCCATTCCGGAACTCATGGATATGAACTTCAGCTTCCGCTTCCAGTTCTGGGCCTTCCTGGCAATGGCTCTGGCCTTCGCCATCAAGGTTCCCATGTTCCCGTTCCACACATGGCTGCCTGCAGCGCACGTTCAAGCACCTTCAGCCGGTTCCGTCATACTGGCGGCTGTTTTGCTGAAGATGGGAACCTATGGTTTCCTGCGCTTCTGCCTGCCGCTTACTCCGGCTGCCAGCGAATACTTCGCTCCTATGATGATCGCGATTTCCATCGTGTCCATTCTGTACGGCGGAGCCATCGCGCTCGGACAAACAGATATTAAGAAACTTGTTGCCTACTCTTCGGTAGGTCATATGGGATTCGTTACTCTGGGCATCTTCCTGTTTAATCAGCAGGGTGTGCAGGGTGCGCTTTTCCAAATGTTGAATCACGGCATCGTCACAGGTGCACTCTTTATGATGATAGGTGCCGTTTATGAACGCAGTCACAGCCGTGACATTAAGGATAACCTTGGACTTGGCAAATATTTGCCTGCCTTCATGTTCTTCTGGGGATTCATGGCGCTGGCGTCATTCGGTTTCCCCGGAACAAACGGATTTGTCGGTGAAATGCTCGTACTCTCCGGTGCGTTCAGATCGTCTATCATTATCGGTTTCCTGTGCATTCCCGGTGCATTGCTGGCCGCTGCCTACATGTTCCGTGTGACGCTGAAAATGGCGTGGGGCAAGCCCAGCTCTGCCAAGACTTGGCGCGACCTCAACGCCCGTGAATGGATCATGTTGACTATTCCGGCTGTTTTCGTGCTCTGGATCGGGCTGGCTCCTGCACCCTTCTACAAGATCATCAATCCTTCAATTGACAAGTTGCTGGGAGACTTCGACAAGCGAAAAGTCGTTTCCATCGAAGCCGAGCAACCGTTGCAAACAGCTGCCGCAGACGTGCTGAACGTCCTTGCGGGCAAGAAATAG
- a CDS encoding NADH-quinone oxidoreductase subunit N produces the protein MNFHLTALVPELFFFCLVLVLMVQSLGNRDWNPPVEKWLPFGAGLAFFVAITGFGLHGTMFWDVYKVDLMSQFFKIAIAFGFYVTVLNASRQPTLAEGKRADYYMLLGFSTLGLMMLASSVELITIYLALELASYSMYAVIPLRAKSKGAAEAGIKYILFGAVATALALYGLSYIMASQHTTYIAELMNKSWSFADQPMAVVGLTLFLTGMFFKLALFPFHFWCPDVYQGASNETAAFVATMPKMGAIVVLCRLAVLLKPGLEITTIIAVLGALSMTFGNLSALAQTDLKRLLGFSSVAHAGYIMVGLVSGTPEGVGAAAFYGLAYLVMNLLVFWIVSRVAVDGRNLQLSDLNGLYKKAPVLAFSLAAGAFALVGLPPTMGFMGKFFLITSAWDHGYNWLVITLVLNSAIAIYYYLSLFRHAFTEETAPGDAPAPDNSWFASAGAGMLAAAVLIIGIIPAPLFNFAIAAGESLYGIVSGGGH, from the coding sequence GTGAACTTCCATCTCACTGCGCTTGTCCCGGAACTGTTCTTCTTCTGTCTTGTATTGGTCCTTATGGTCCAGTCGCTCGGCAACAGGGATTGGAACCCTCCGGTTGAAAAATGGCTCCCCTTTGGTGCGGGACTTGCCTTCTTTGTCGCTATTACCGGCTTTGGACTCCATGGAACTATGTTCTGGGATGTGTATAAAGTCGACCTGATGTCCCAGTTCTTCAAGATCGCTATCGCGTTCGGCTTCTACGTGACGGTGCTCAACGCCTCACGGCAGCCGACTCTTGCGGAAGGGAAACGGGCCGACTACTATATGTTGCTCGGCTTCTCCACCCTTGGTCTGATGATGCTCGCTTCCTCTGTGGAGCTGATCACCATCTATCTGGCCCTGGAGCTGGCCTCGTATTCCATGTATGCAGTCATCCCGCTGCGCGCCAAGTCAAAGGGCGCAGCTGAAGCTGGCATCAAGTACATTCTGTTCGGTGCTGTGGCTACGGCTCTGGCGCTGTATGGTTTGTCCTACATCATGGCATCTCAGCATACCACGTACATTGCTGAGCTCATGAACAAGTCCTGGTCGTTTGCCGACCAGCCCATGGCCGTAGTCGGTCTGACCTTGTTCCTGACTGGCATGTTCTTTAAACTGGCTTTGTTCCCGTTCCACTTCTGGTGTCCGGATGTTTATCAGGGGGCTAGCAACGAGACTGCCGCATTCGTGGCCACCATGCCCAAGATGGGTGCCATTGTTGTTTTGTGCCGTCTTGCCGTGCTGCTCAAGCCCGGTCTGGAAATCACCACGATCATCGCGGTGCTCGGTGCACTCTCCATGACCTTTGGAAACTTGTCCGCACTGGCCCAAACTGATCTCAAGCGTCTGCTCGGATTCTCATCTGTTGCACACGCAGGATATATCATGGTCGGTCTGGTCAGTGGCACTCCCGAAGGAGTCGGCGCAGCCGCCTTCTACGGTTTGGCATATCTGGTCATGAACCTGCTTGTTTTCTGGATCGTCAGCCGTGTTGCCGTTGATGGACGCAATTTGCAGTTGAGTGATTTGAATGGTCTGTATAAGAAAGCGCCTGTGCTGGCTTTTTCGCTGGCTGCTGGAGCTTTTGCCCTTGTCGGCCTGCCGCCGACCATGGGTTTCATGGGCAAGTTCTTCCTGATCACATCTGCATGGGATCATGGATACAACTGGCTTGTTATTACCTTGGTGCTCAACTCCGCCATTGCCATCTACTATTATCTCAGCCTGTTCCGTCATGCCTTTACAGAAGAGACGGCTCCGGGTGACGCGCCTGCGCCAGATAACAGTTGGTTTGCATCTGCAGGAGCGGGCATGCTTGCCGCTGCTGTTCTGATTATTGGTATCATCCCGGCTCCGTTGTTCAACTTTGCCATTGCAGCAGGTGAAAGCCTGTACGGAATCGTATCCGGTGGTGGACACTAG
- a CDS encoding DUF1538 domain-containing protein, translating into MEEKQTAYRINMILRGVGQKLWTSFADLLPIILVIAFFQIVVLKQPLPDIGNVIFGGLLVVLGLTLFIQGLEMGLFPIGENMAHALARKGSLFWLLTFAFALGFSTTVAEPALIAVSAEAASIAAQGNLIAQSDASMAQYALGLRLSVAFSVGVAILIGVLRILRGWPVHYLIIGGYVIVMLMTLIAPEEIVGIAYDAGGVTTSTVTVPLVAALGVGLATIIKGRSPLIDGFGLIAFASLLPMIFVMGYGLVVFG; encoded by the coding sequence ATGGAAGAAAAACAGACGGCATATCGAATTAATATGATTCTTCGAGGTGTGGGGCAAAAACTCTGGACTTCGTTTGCAGATTTGCTGCCGATCATACTGGTCATTGCCTTTTTTCAGATAGTTGTTCTTAAACAACCTTTGCCGGATATTGGTAATGTCATTTTCGGCGGTCTGCTCGTGGTATTAGGGCTGACGCTTTTCATTCAGGGGCTGGAGATGGGATTGTTTCCCATCGGTGAAAACATGGCCCATGCTTTGGCCCGAAAGGGAAGCCTCTTTTGGCTGCTGACATTTGCTTTTGCTCTTGGGTTTTCAACCACTGTGGCTGAGCCTGCCCTGATTGCAGTTTCAGCCGAAGCTGCCAGTATTGCTGCGCAGGGTAATCTTATTGCCCAGAGTGACGCCTCCATGGCACAATATGCTCTCGGTTTGCGGCTTTCGGTCGCCTTTTCGGTAGGAGTGGCTATTCTCATTGGTGTATTGCGTATTCTTCGGGGATGGCCTGTCCATTACCTCATTATCGGTGGCTACGTGATTGTCATGCTGATGACCCTGATTGCCCCGGAAGAGATTGTCGGTATCGCCTATGATGCTGGCGGTGTAACCACGTCCACGGTTACAGTCCCGCTGGTAGCCGCACTTGGAGTCGGGCTTGCCACGATCATCAAGGGGCGGAGTCCTTTAATTGACGGTTTCGGACTGATTGCTTTTGCGTCCTTGCTCCCCATGATATTTGTCATGGGATACGGTTTGGTTGTTTTTGGGTAA
- a CDS encoding DUF1538 domain-containing protein yields the protein MTILMTFGETFLATLRDILPIVGLIVCFQLFVLRQPIPHLRRLVIGGVYVVLGLTLFLIGLEKALFPVGKIMAAQLSSPSFIAPSGDVSALTNWTSYGWVYVFAAMIGFSTTIAEPSLLAVAIKASEVSGGVISQWGLRITVAVGVAFGISLGTFRIVTGTPLYMYILAGYVIVILQTFISPKKIIALAYDSGGVTTSTVTVPLVAALGLGLSEAVPGRNPALDGFGLIAFASLFPIITVMGYAQYTDWAARRKAK from the coding sequence ATGACGATCTTGATGACATTTGGTGAAACGTTTCTTGCCACACTTCGGGATATTCTTCCGATAGTTGGCCTGATCGTGTGTTTTCAGCTTTTCGTTCTACGGCAACCTATTCCGCATCTTCGCCGACTCGTGATCGGTGGGGTATATGTTGTACTCGGTTTGACCCTCTTTCTTATCGGACTGGAAAAGGCGCTTTTCCCGGTAGGCAAGATTATGGCTGCGCAACTTTCCAGCCCATCGTTCATTGCGCCCAGCGGCGATGTGTCCGCCTTGACCAATTGGACATCATACGGATGGGTCTATGTTTTCGCCGCAATGATCGGCTTTTCGACGACCATTGCCGAACCTTCACTGTTGGCTGTTGCCATCAAGGCGAGCGAAGTTTCTGGTGGTGTTATCAGTCAGTGGGGACTTAGGATCACTGTCGCCGTTGGCGTTGCCTTTGGCATCTCGTTGGGTACCTTCAGAATTGTTACGGGGACACCTCTGTACATGTATATTCTGGCGGGGTATGTCATAGTTATTCTGCAAACATTTATTTCGCCGAAAAAGATCATAGCACTGGCGTATGATTCGGGTGGGGTGACGACTTCTACGGTTACCGTGCCTCTTGTGGCGGCTCTTGGCCTTGGCTTGTCCGAGGCTGTTCCGGGGAGGAATCCGGCTCTGGACGGATTCGGCCTTATTGCGTTTGCCAGCTTGTTTCCGATAATAACCGTCATGGGCTATGCACAGTATACTGATTGGGCGGCCCGCCGAAAGGCGAAATAA
- a CDS encoding P-II family nitrogen regulator, with the protein MRFKLILASVKTHITDPIVDAAKEVGATGATIITARGTGMREAHTFFGLTLEDQTDIVLFLLEEHMVKPVLKAIETAGQFHEPGTGIAFVLPVEDVIGMESQIERFKEKVRNTYF; encoded by the coding sequence ATGAGATTCAAACTCATCCTTGCATCGGTCAAGACACACATAACAGATCCCATAGTCGATGCAGCCAAAGAGGTTGGGGCCACCGGGGCAACCATTATAACAGCACGCGGGACCGGCATGCGTGAAGCACACACTTTTTTCGGTCTGACGCTGGAGGACCAAACTGACATTGTGCTTTTCTTATTGGAAGAACACATGGTCAAACCAGTGCTGAAAGCCATCGAAACAGCAGGACAGTTCCACGAGCCGGGAACGGGGATTGCCTTTGTACTCCCTGTTGAAGATGTTATTGGCATGGAAAGTCAGATTGAGCGTTTCAAGGAAAAGGTCCGCAATACGTATTTCTAA
- a CDS encoding CBS domain-containing protein, protein MSTPIIRVRDVMQTEVLSIDGMASVKDAAAMMRANNTSELLVNKRNEDDAWAIVTVMDLVKDVVVPGRSGDGVSVYEVMTKPVITVPATMDIRYAVRLIYRTGVHRAPVEHMGEIVGMITLSSLILDSEIL, encoded by the coding sequence ATGTCTACACCGATAATAAGGGTACGAGATGTCATGCAGACCGAAGTGCTGAGCATCGACGGCATGGCGTCCGTCAAGGATGCGGCAGCAATGATGCGTGCCAACAACACTTCTGAACTACTTGTCAACAAGCGCAATGAAGACGACGCATGGGCGATCGTAACTGTCATGGACCTTGTTAAGGATGTCGTTGTTCCTGGTCGTTCAGGGGATGGTGTCAGCGTGTATGAGGTGATGACAAAGCCGGTTATCACTGTCCCTGCAACAATGGACATTCGATATGCGGTCCGTTTGATATATCGTACAGGAGTTCATCGTGCTCCGGTAGAGCATATGGGCGAGATTGTTGGAATGATCACTCTCTCGTCGCTTATTCTTGATAGTGAGATTCTGTAA
- a CDS encoding type I restriction enzyme HsdR N-terminal domain-containing protein, whose protein sequence is MHETSLGGTLRDYLSGEEIDETTFEEFRQLLVKLLVEEKGYPKERLKAKVPILYCVDGEEFERPVDYVLYNEQGRPIFIIIFCAGNVGTFERETVCAARLIEGGPVPYALVTDTMDASLMDVKSGERIAWSMEAVPDYADLVDMVAKKDMKPLTDEQREMQTRVFHTYSGFIYGTCCSESCSLSPKPPKK, encoded by the coding sequence ATGCATGAAACGAGTTTGGGCGGCACTCTGCGTGATTATTTAAGTGGTGAAGAGATTGACGAGACTACTTTCGAGGAGTTTCGACAGTTGCTTGTCAAACTGCTTGTGGAAGAGAAAGGATATCCCAAGGAACGACTCAAGGCCAAAGTCCCTATTCTGTATTGCGTGGACGGCGAAGAGTTTGAGCGGCCTGTGGACTATGTGCTCTACAATGAGCAGGGCAGGCCGATTTTCATCATCATTTTTTGCGCAGGAAATGTAGGGACATTTGAGCGAGAAACCGTGTGTGCGGCTCGACTTATTGAAGGGGGCCCTGTTCCGTATGCTCTGGTTACTGATACCATGGACGCTTCGTTGATGGATGTGAAATCCGGCGAGAGGATCGCCTGGAGCATGGAAGCTGTGCCTGATTACGCTGATTTGGTGGATATGGTTGCCAAGAAGGATATGAAGCCGCTTACTGACGAGCAACGTGAAATGCAGACCCGTGTGTTCCACACATATAGCGGGTTTATTTACGGAACGTGTTGCAGTGAGTCCTGTTCATTATCTCCAAAGCCACCGAAGAAGTAA
- a CDS encoding ferredoxin produces MTNENTCTKHREIGIELGDCRLCQGCIEMNPDVFEWDEALDMPYVCRSKVTEEEVRDIMNSCPEGCIVFVDC; encoded by the coding sequence ATGACAAACGAAAACACTTGCACTAAGCACCGCGAAATTGGGATTGAGTTGGGCGATTGCCGCCTGTGCCAGGGGTGTATCGAAATGAACCCGGACGTTTTTGAATGGGACGAAGCTTTGGACATGCCCTATGTCTGCCGCTCAAAGGTGACAGAAGAAGAAGTCCGGGACATAATGAATTCATGCCCTGAAGGCTGTATCGTCTTTGTGGATTGTTAA
- a CDS encoding DUF933 domain-containing protein has product MKTAIFGFSGSGKTNLFAALAGPDAAAAGNRAMIKVPDARLDPLIELFNPKKITYSEIEYLDIPGGGGKGTGLGDRVLNEVRPYDCLIGVLDAFSGMNDPKQQWQAIEADMMVTDMAVIEKRLEKLEADGKKNKALVDPKEQEALKRALALLENERPLRTDEEISTLPELKGYKFLSARPILYVWNCPEGEEAGVELPEDTPGMTHIAVSAKLERELAEIDDPEEKAMFLQDLGITESALDKVIGKTYQLLGLISYLTAGEDECRAWPLRVGSTAPQAAGVIHTDFEKGFIRAEVIGYADFLEFGDFKKVKDAGKARLEGKEYIVRDGDIIEFRFNV; this is encoded by the coding sequence ATGAAAACTGCTATTTTCGGGTTTTCCGGCTCGGGCAAAACTAATCTTTTCGCAGCTCTGGCAGGTCCTGATGCGGCGGCTGCAGGCAACCGGGCAATGATAAAAGTACCGGATGCCCGTCTTGATCCGTTGATCGAACTCTTCAATCCAAAGAAGATTACTTACAGCGAAATTGAATACCTTGATATCCCCGGAGGCGGAGGCAAAGGGACCGGACTCGGCGATCGCGTACTCAATGAAGTACGCCCCTACGACTGTCTCATAGGTGTTCTTGACGCTTTTTCCGGCATGAACGACCCCAAACAACAGTGGCAGGCCATTGAAGCCGACATGATGGTCACAGACATGGCTGTCATCGAAAAACGGCTTGAAAAATTGGAAGCCGACGGCAAGAAAAACAAAGCTCTGGTTGATCCCAAGGAACAGGAAGCGCTCAAGCGTGCACTGGCCTTGCTTGAAAACGAACGCCCCTTAAGAACCGACGAAGAGATTTCCACCTTACCAGAACTCAAGGGCTATAAATTTCTGTCTGCTCGTCCAATACTGTATGTCTGGAACTGCCCGGAAGGCGAAGAAGCCGGCGTTGAGCTACCAGAAGACACTCCAGGCATGACGCATATAGCAGTATCTGCCAAACTAGAACGCGAACTGGCCGAGATAGACGATCCTGAAGAAAAGGCCATGTTCCTGCAAGACCTCGGCATCACCGAATCCGCATTGGACAAGGTTATCGGCAAGACATACCAACTGCTCGGCCTCATATCATATCTGACTGCCGGTGAAGATGAATGCCGTGCGTGGCCGCTGCGTGTCGGTTCCACCGCTCCTCAGGCGGCCGGAGTCATACATACCGATTTTGAAAAGGGTTTCATTCGGGCCGAAGTAATTGGCTATGCGGACTTTCTTGAATTCGGCGACTTCAAGAAAGTCAAAGATGCCGGGAAAGCCCGTTTGGAAGGCAAAGAGTATATCGTTAGGGATGGCGACATCATTGAATTCAGGTTCAATGTATAA